From the Longimicrobium sp. genome, one window contains:
- a CDS encoding tryptophan 2,3-dioxygenase family protein, producing MHTLACGHRVRDPGQTHYCSYLGLETLLTLQPGPDQARHPDEHLFVVTHQAFELWFTQLRTDLPRVIAALDAGDAGLATWLVQRCTAVVRLFSPMMRVLETMTLGGFYAFRHHLVPASGGESGQWHEIEILSGAREPEFRRFLESEPRADDSTGPLVGVWTPRLAELWDAPSVATAAEALFARRGVGPADVYEASHQGAEHWDLAHLAEALLEYDEEVRIWRFVHARTAERTIGPDVEGTASTTGVRYLDRMATSRASFFPFLWAARGELWERTQGGRSGQG from the coding sequence GTGCACACTCTCGCCTGCGGGCACCGGGTCCGCGACCCGGGCCAGACCCACTACTGCTCGTACCTGGGGCTGGAGACGCTGCTCACCCTCCAGCCCGGGCCGGACCAGGCGCGCCACCCCGACGAGCACCTGTTCGTGGTGACGCACCAGGCGTTCGAGCTGTGGTTCACGCAGCTGCGCACCGACCTGCCGCGCGTGATCGCCGCGCTCGACGCGGGCGACGCGGGGCTGGCCACCTGGCTGGTGCAGCGCTGCACGGCCGTGGTCCGGCTGTTCTCGCCGATGATGCGCGTGCTGGAGACCATGACGCTGGGCGGCTTCTACGCCTTCCGCCACCACCTGGTCCCCGCCAGCGGCGGCGAAAGCGGCCAGTGGCACGAGATCGAGATCCTCTCCGGCGCGCGCGAGCCCGAGTTCCGCCGCTTCCTGGAGAGCGAGCCGCGCGCGGACGACTCCACGGGCCCGCTGGTGGGCGTGTGGACGCCGCGCCTGGCCGAGCTGTGGGACGCGCCCTCGGTGGCCACCGCCGCAGAGGCGCTCTTCGCCCGCCGCGGCGTGGGCCCGGCCGACGTCTACGAGGCCTCGCACCAGGGCGCCGAGCACTGGGACCTGGCGCACCTGGCCGAGGCGCTCCTGGAGTACGACGAGGAGGTGCGCATCTGGCGCTTCGTGCACGCCCGCACCGCCGAGCGCACCATCGGCCCCGACGTGGAGGGCACCGCCAGCACCACCGGCGTGCGCTACCTGGACCGCATGGCCACCTCCCGCGCCTCGTTCTTCCCCTTCCTCTGGGCCGCCCGCGGCGAGCTGTGGGAGCGCACCCAGGGCGGCCGCTCCGGCCAGGGCTGA